In the genome of Spirochaetota bacterium, the window TTGCCATTTTTTTCAATGGTAAATTTTACATAAGCTTGTCCTTCAATTCCATCTTTGCGGGCTGTTGCTGGATAGAGTAATGCCTCTTGAATGCGCTGTCGAATCATATCAGTATATTGCATGCTCACTGTAGTGTTGTTTTCATTTGAAATCATATATTGCGATGTAATACCACTTTGTGCTTGTTGATTACATCTTTGCACAGGATTGTTCATGAGTTTTGTAGCATCAGAAGGATCTTCTACACGGGGAAGTATAGTAAGCGTTTTGACGGTAACCGTGCAGTTATGCGGCTGTTCTATCATGGCATCTTTCCCAAAAGATATGCATAAAAATGCACCATGAATAATTACAGATATGCACAGAGAGTAATACACCAGTGTGTTACTTTTGAGTGTCATTGTTTTTTTCCATTGTTGTAGCTATTATCAGATTATTAATAGCTGTCTGTTTTATAATATCTATCACCCCAACTACAAAACCAAGCTCAACTGTTTTATCAGCCTTTACGATCACAGTTTTTGATGAAGGCATTGATAAAAGTTTTGTTTTAAGGTGCGATAGCTCTACAATAGAATCACCACAAAAAATTTCCTTATTTGCTGTGATATAAATAATGACATTGTCTTTTTGTACCGTAACAGCAGACTCTGCTTTTGGCAATGCTATTTCAATTCCAGGATTTGCTACAAAATATGAGGTTAGTGCAAAAAACAATAACAGCTGAAATACTACATCTATCAATGGTGCAATATTTAAGTTAATTGCAACTTTTTTACGCCTATCTATATTGAGACGTTCAGTACTCATTGCTTGAT includes:
- a CDS encoding TonB family protein; protein product: MTLKSNTLVYYSLCISVIIHGAFLCISFGKDAMIEQPHNCTVTVKTLTILPRVEDPSDATKLMNNPVQRCNQQAQSGITSQYMISNENNTTVSMQYTDMIRQRIQEALLYPATARKDGIEGQAYVKFTIEKNGNVMGVVLVQSSGSLLLDTAAISAIHSAAPFPPIPDTLNKERITFIQGLTFTLK
- a CDS encoding biopolymer transporter ExbD, with product MSTERLNIDRRKKVAINLNIAPLIDVVFQLLLFFALTSYFVANPGIEIALPKAESAVTVQKDNVIIYITANKEIFCGDSIVELSHLKTKLLSMPSSKTVIVKADKTVELGFVVGVIDIIKQTAINNLIIATTMEKNNDTQK